The Echinicola rosea genome has a segment encoding these proteins:
- a CDS encoding sulfatase family protein, producing MNKINYIGLLLLLIAFSCANKKTTTHEEEQLTAKKPNVLLIYTDDLGYGDVAKYGGQIPTPNIDKLAAEGLLFTNAYATAATCTPSRYAMLTGEYAWRAKGRGVAPGDASALIRPGRETLPSVMQRAGYRTGVIGKWHLGLGGDEGPDWNGELNPGPLEIGFDYSFIIPATGDRVPTVFVEDHHVVGLDPSDPIEVSYRKKVGDRPTGKDHPELLKMMWSHGHNHTIVNGVSRIGYMAGGESALWRDEDFAQTFVDKASRFITQDSEKPFFLYFATHDIHVPRIAHEKFQGVSGFGPRGDVIVQLDWTVGELIKLLKEKGLEENTMIIFSSDNGPVLDDGYEDKARELLSDHKPWGVLRGGKYSAFEAGTRVPFIVKWPAQVQSGKTSRAMVSQVDLVGSFAGFLGQEYNAQHAVDTQDAWAALIGEDSEGREGLVQEALFSNLTYIRRDGYKFIPANNGPDMVPWGPVIETGFAEKDQLYNVKEDPGETEDISAASPGIVDEMKSALQQIKDK from the coding sequence ATGAACAAGATTAATTACATAGGGCTATTACTGCTATTGATTGCTTTTTCCTGTGCCAATAAAAAGACTACAACCCACGAGGAAGAGCAGTTGACTGCCAAGAAACCTAATGTCCTTTTGATCTATACGGATGATTTGGGTTATGGGGATGTGGCCAAGTATGGAGGGCAAATCCCCACGCCCAACATCGATAAATTAGCAGCAGAAGGGTTGCTGTTTACCAATGCATATGCCACTGCAGCTACGTGTACCCCATCCAGGTATGCGATGCTTACCGGTGAATATGCATGGAGAGCAAAAGGTCGCGGTGTAGCTCCAGGAGATGCTTCTGCATTGATTCGGCCAGGCCGGGAGACCTTGCCTTCCGTGATGCAGCGGGCAGGCTATAGGACTGGAGTCATTGGTAAATGGCATTTAGGACTTGGAGGGGATGAAGGTCCCGACTGGAATGGGGAATTAAATCCGGGGCCATTGGAAATTGGCTTCGATTATTCCTTTATTATTCCTGCCACTGGTGATAGGGTGCCTACGGTCTTTGTGGAGGATCATCACGTGGTAGGACTGGATCCTTCAGATCCTATCGAGGTAAGTTACCGAAAAAAAGTAGGAGACCGCCCAACAGGCAAAGACCATCCCGAGCTGCTTAAGATGATGTGGTCCCATGGTCATAATCACACCATCGTGAATGGGGTCAGTCGTATTGGTTATATGGCAGGTGGAGAATCGGCTTTGTGGAGGGACGAGGACTTTGCCCAGACGTTTGTGGATAAGGCCAGCAGGTTTATCACCCAGGATTCTGAAAAGCCATTTTTTCTATATTTTGCCACGCATGATATCCATGTACCGCGAATTGCCCATGAGAAATTCCAAGGGGTTTCTGGTTTTGGACCGAGAGGCGATGTGATCGTACAATTGGATTGGACAGTGGGTGAGCTGATAAAGCTTCTGAAAGAAAAGGGGCTTGAAGAGAATACCATGATTATTTTTTCCAGTGACAATGGCCCTGTTCTAGACGATGGCTATGAAGATAAAGCTAGGGAGCTACTAAGTGACCATAAGCCTTGGGGAGTGCTTAGAGGAGGGAAGTACAGCGCCTTTGAAGCGGGAACAAGGGTGCCGTTTATTGTAAAATGGCCAGCCCAGGTGCAATCGGGGAAGACCTCTCGTGCGATGGTCAGCCAGGTGGATTTGGTAGGTTCGTTCGCTGGATTTCTGGGACAGGAGTATAATGCCCAGCATGCCGTGGACACCCAGGACGCTTGGGCTGCCCTCATTGGAGAGGACAGTGAAGGAAGGGAAGGACTGGTGCAGGAAGCCTTGTTCAGCAATTTGACCTACATCCGGCGTGATGGGTATAAGTTTATCCCTGCAAATAACGGTCCCGATATGGTACCTTGGGGTCCCGTCATTGAAACAGGATTTGCTGAAAAAGACCAACTGTACAATGTAAAAGAAGATCCAGGAGAGACCGAAGATATCTCCGCGGCATCTCCCGGCATAGTGGATGAGATGAAATCTGCCTTGCAGCAGATCAAGGATAAATAA
- a CDS encoding sulfatase family protein, with protein sequence MEKHIKGLTFVLVTLALYSCSNGGKKENAPTPPNIIYILADDMGVGDIQAFNPDGKIKTPHLDQLAADGMRFTDAHTSSSVCTPTRYGIMTGRYNWRSTLKSGVLWGDAEGLIDTARATVPSILHNQGYHTAYVGKWHLGWNWAHDEDGNIDFTKPITHNPNDNGFDYAYGHVASLDIPPYVYVENGKVTALPVDSTESTDKYGWWRKGATGADFDHEDVTPNFFRRSIKYVQDRAASDKPFFLYLPLPSPHSPILPTAEWQGKSGLNPYGDFVMMVDDYVGQLVASVKEAGIEENTLFIFVTDNGCSPASKPDELIAKGHHPSGPYRGFKADIYEGGHRVPFIAKWPRIIKAGTVNTQTICTTDLMATCAEIVGYQLKDDEGEDSYSLLPLFEGQDLSQPFREATVHHSINGSFAIRKGDWKLAMCPGSGGWSFPTPKEVKEMDSLPPVQLYNLKEDPAETNNLQSTYPAKVEELKQLLTQYITEGRSTSGKPQTNDGNGVWDQLWWMK encoded by the coding sequence ATGGAAAAACACATCAAAGGGCTAACATTCGTACTGGTGACGTTGGCGTTGTATTCGTGCAGTAATGGTGGAAAGAAGGAAAATGCTCCAACTCCTCCGAATATCATTTATATTTTGGCAGATGATATGGGAGTGGGGGATATCCAGGCCTTTAATCCGGACGGAAAAATCAAAACGCCCCACCTTGATCAGCTGGCAGCAGATGGCATGCGGTTTACAGATGCGCATACCTCCTCATCGGTCTGTACTCCCACCCGCTACGGGATCATGACCGGTCGGTATAACTGGCGTTCAACCTTAAAAAGTGGTGTGCTATGGGGTGATGCGGAAGGATTGATAGACACTGCACGGGCTACGGTTCCCTCTATTTTACACAACCAAGGATATCATACCGCATATGTTGGAAAATGGCACTTGGGCTGGAACTGGGCACATGACGAAGATGGTAATATCGATTTCACCAAACCCATTACCCATAATCCCAATGATAATGGGTTTGACTATGCTTACGGCCATGTGGCCTCTTTGGATATACCGCCTTATGTTTACGTGGAAAATGGAAAAGTTACCGCCTTACCGGTGGATTCTACGGAAAGCACGGACAAGTACGGTTGGTGGAGGAAAGGGGCGACTGGTGCTGATTTCGATCATGAGGATGTCACGCCAAATTTTTTCAGGAGAAGTATAAAATATGTTCAGGATAGGGCTGCTTCGGATAAGCCGTTCTTCTTGTACCTGCCCTTACCATCGCCACATTCTCCGATCTTACCCACTGCTGAATGGCAGGGAAAAAGTGGCTTAAATCCATATGGAGACTTTGTGATGATGGTGGATGATTATGTGGGGCAGTTGGTAGCTTCGGTAAAAGAGGCAGGAATTGAGGAAAATACCTTGTTTATTTTTGTCACCGATAATGGGTGTTCCCCTGCCTCCAAACCTGACGAACTGATCGCGAAGGGACATCATCCAAGCGGTCCTTATCGGGGATTTAAAGCGGACATCTACGAAGGAGGTCACAGGGTGCCATTTATCGCTAAGTGGCCCCGGATCATCAAGGCTGGGACAGTAAACACTCAGACCATCTGCACCACAGATCTAATGGCCACGTGTGCAGAGATCGTGGGATATCAGCTCAAGGACGATGAAGGAGAGGATAGCTACAGCTTATTGCCGCTTTTTGAAGGCCAGGATCTTTCTCAACCATTTCGAGAAGCCACCGTTCACCACTCCATTAATGGTAGTTTTGCGATCCGGAAGGGTGATTGGAAGCTGGCCATGTGCCCAGGATCAGGAGGATGGAGCTTTCCGACACCCAAGGAAGTGAAGGAGATGGATTCCCTGCCTCCGGTTCAGCTGTATAACTTGAAAGAAGATCCCGCTGAAACCAATAATCTTCAGTCGACGTATCCGGCAAAAGTAGAAGAATTAAAGCAGTTATTGACCCAATACATTACCGAAGGGCGAAGTACATCTGGCAAACCACAGACGAATGATGGGAATGGTGTCTGGGACCAATTGTGGTGGATGAAGTAA
- the rlmB gene encoding 23S rRNA (guanosine(2251)-2'-O)-methyltransferase RlmB: MEKRKDGFLIEKGAHEKDFIFGTRAVMEALHAHKDIDKILVNKELNNDLIKELLSQAKQERVPVVRVPEAKLNRITRKNHQGVVAHMSAIQYASIDNVITECFSKGVDPLILVLDRITDVRNFGAIARTAECAGVHAIVIPEKGAAQINSDAVKTSAGALNFLPVCRARNLHFMVKDLKKMGLKIISCTEKTERKMYDADYAVPTAIIMGSEEDGISDDLMELSDEFVSIPMAGHIESLNVSVASGVLIYEIIRQRSN; this comes from the coding sequence ATGGAGAAGCGGAAAGATGGCTTTCTGATAGAAAAGGGAGCACACGAGAAAGATTTCATATTTGGCACTAGAGCAGTGATGGAAGCACTCCATGCACATAAGGATATTGACAAAATCCTTGTCAACAAAGAGCTTAACAATGACCTGATCAAAGAACTCCTTAGTCAAGCGAAACAAGAGCGGGTACCGGTGGTAAGGGTTCCTGAGGCCAAGCTGAATAGGATCACCCGAAAAAACCACCAAGGTGTCGTGGCCCACATGTCTGCCATCCAATATGCTTCCATCGACAATGTCATTACAGAGTGTTTTTCCAAAGGTGTGGATCCTTTGATCCTGGTATTGGATAGGATTACGGACGTGAGGAATTTTGGTGCCATCGCCAGAACAGCCGAGTGCGCAGGTGTCCACGCCATCGTTATCCCTGAAAAAGGCGCCGCGCAGATCAACTCTGATGCCGTAAAGACTTCCGCAGGAGCGCTTAACTTTTTACCGGTCTGTCGTGCACGCAATCTCCATTTTATGGTCAAAGACCTCAAAAAGATGGGACTAAAAATCATCAGTTGTACTGAAAAAACAGAGCGAAAAATGTACGACGCGGATTATGCTGTACCTACGGCCATCATCATGGGCTCTGAGGAAGATGGTATATCCGACGACCTGATGGAACTCAGTGATGAATTTGTCAGCATTCCCATGGCCGGTCATATCGAAAGCCTTAATGTATCAGTGGCCAGCGGCGTACTAATCTATGAAATCATCCGACAGCGATCCAATTAA